In Bacteroidota bacterium, one genomic interval encodes:
- the cobA gene encoding uroporphyrinogen-III C-methyltransferase produces the protein MNKTPRLTVLGAGPGNAELITLKALRVIQTADVLMYDALVSDELLEFVPAHCIRLFVGKRKARHTYSQQEINRMIVSYAHRCGHVIRLKGGDPFVFGRGAEELEYAAAHGLHTAYVPGLSSAVAVPGTCGIPVTLRGVSESFWVITATTGNAALSADLTLAARSTATVVVLMGLGKAAEISSVYRQAGAGDTPAAVISHGTLQQQNVSTGVVGNLTTLAETHDSPAVIVIGEVVKHKLSLATEQTLLHELTRFAS, from the coding sequence ATGAATAAAACACCACGGTTAACGGTATTGGGCGCTGGTCCGGGAAATGCAGAACTCATTACGCTTAAAGCACTGCGTGTAATTCAAACAGCCGATGTGTTAATGTATGATGCATTGGTGAGTGATGAATTGCTTGAGTTTGTTCCGGCGCATTGTATCAGGCTGTTTGTGGGGAAACGCAAGGCACGCCATACCTATTCGCAACAGGAAATAAATCGGATGATTGTTTCGTATGCGCATCGCTGCGGGCATGTTATACGGCTTAAAGGAGGTGATCCGTTTGTGTTTGGACGCGGAGCCGAAGAGCTTGAATATGCTGCAGCGCATGGATTGCACACAGCCTATGTGCCGGGGTTGAGCAGTGCGGTGGCGGTTCCAGGTACCTGCGGCATTCCGGTTACCTTACGCGGTGTGAGCGAAAGTTTCTGGGTAATTACCGCCACCACCGGAAATGCGGCTCTGTCGGCCGATCTGACATTGGCAGCAAGATCAACAGCTACCGTGGTGGTACTCATGGGGCTTGGAAAAGCGGCCGAAATAAGTTCTGTTTACAGGCAGGCCGGTGCCGGCGACACTCCTGCAGCCGTTATCAGCCACGGAACATTGCAGCAGCAAAATGTGAGTACCGGTGTGGTGGGTAATCTTACCACACTGGCCGAAACGCATGATTCGCCGGCAGTGATTGTAATTGGTGAAGTGGTGAAACATAAACTTTCGCTCGCTACGGAGCAAACACTGCTGCACGAACTAACCCGTTTTGCCTCATGA
- a CDS encoding bifunctional precorrin-2 dehydrogenase/sirohydrochlorin ferrochelatase, whose protein sequence is MSSIEAGNPLFPVFLKLEQLHVLLVGGGFVACEKLTALLQNSPRAQVTVVAISVLPEFRLIAQGFDAVVIIERAFEATDLEGKDLVILATGSIQTSAQIRTQARQHGLLVNTADTPDLCDFYLGSVVRKGAVKIAISTNGKSPTVAKRLREIFEEAFPEEINESLNHLQTIRSYLKGDFADKVKQLNQFTRLLSSQKKKSS, encoded by the coding sequence ATGAGCAGCATTGAAGCCGGCAATCCGCTTTTTCCTGTCTTTCTCAAGCTCGAACAATTGCACGTGCTGCTGGTTGGAGGCGGATTTGTAGCCTGCGAAAAACTTACTGCATTGTTGCAGAATTCGCCCCGTGCACAGGTTACGGTAGTAGCCATTTCGGTATTGCCTGAATTTCGTCTTATTGCTCAGGGTTTTGATGCGGTAGTGATTATCGAACGGGCTTTTGAAGCGACTGATCTGGAAGGAAAAGATCTCGTAATTCTTGCTACGGGCAGCATACAAACCAGTGCACAAATACGCACGCAGGCCAGGCAACACGGCCTGCTTGTAAATACAGCTGATACTCCTGATCTCTGTGATTTTTATCTCGGATCAGTAGTGAGAAAAGGTGCAGTGAAAATTGCCATTTCCACAAACGGGAAATCACCCACAGTGGCTAAACGTCTCCGCGAAATTTTTGAAGAGGCATTCCCCGAAGAAATCAACGAATCACTTAATCACCTGCAAACCATACGCAGTTATTTGAAAGGCGACTTCGCCGATAAGGTGAAACAACTCAACCAATTCACCCGATTACTTTCCTCACAAAAGAAAAAAAGTTCATGA
- a CDS encoding NAD(P)/FAD-dependent oxidoreductase: MITTDLIIIGAGPVGLFAVFEAGLLKMRCHLIDYLPQPGGQLSEIYPRKPIYDIPGFPTVLAQELIDNLLQQAAPFKPAFTLGERVETIQKIDECNFQVTTNLGTIVSGKAVVIAGGLGCFEPRKPEVKGLDAFENGKGIHYFVREPEYFRNRKVVIAGGGDSALDWTLQLASVCSSLTLVHRSDQFRGAPDSAERVKALAESGLINLLLHTSVENVNGLGRLSTVSVKNLNTQAIHDIEADELIILFGLSPKLGPASHWGLDIEKQAVVVNPEDYSTSVKGIYAIGDINTYKNKLKLILCGFHEAAMMSHSAYKYINPGVHYTMKYTTVNGVNTF, from the coding sequence ATGATTACCACAGACCTTATCATCATCGGGGCCGGCCCGGTAGGCTTGTTTGCTGTATTTGAAGCCGGACTGCTGAAAATGCGATGTCACCTCATCGATTACCTTCCCCAGCCCGGCGGGCAACTTTCCGAAATTTATCCCCGGAAACCAATTTATGATATTCCGGGTTTTCCAACTGTGCTGGCGCAGGAATTAATTGACAATCTGCTGCAACAGGCTGCCCCGTTTAAACCCGCTTTTACACTTGGTGAACGTGTGGAAACAATTCAGAAAATTGATGAATGTAATTTTCAGGTTACAACAAATTTAGGCACAATTGTTTCGGGAAAGGCCGTGGTAATTGCGGGCGGACTGGGTTGTTTTGAACCGCGAAAGCCTGAAGTGAAAGGCCTTGATGCATTTGAGAACGGTAAAGGCATACATTATTTTGTGCGTGAACCGGAATATTTCAGAAACAGGAAAGTTGTAATTGCTGGTGGTGGCGACAGTGCACTCGACTGGACACTGCAGCTGGCTTCTGTATGCAGTTCGCTTACGTTGGTGCATCGCAGCGATCAGTTCAGAGGTGCGCCCGACAGTGCGGAGCGCGTAAAAGCATTGGCCGAATCAGGTTTAATCAATCTTCTTTTGCATACATCCGTTGAAAATGTAAACGGACTCGGCCGGTTAAGTACGGTGAGTGTGAAAAATCTCAATACACAGGCCATACATGATATTGAAGCCGATGAACTGATTATTCTCTTTGGTCTCAGCCCCAAACTGGGGCCCGCCTCACACTGGGGGCTTGATATTGAGAAGCAGGCCGTGGTGGTCAATCCGGAAGACTATTCTACTTCTGTAAAAGGGATTTATGCGATTGGTGATATCAACACGTACAAAAATAAACTCAAGCTCATTCTTTGCGGATTTCATGAAGCAGCCATGATGAGCCATAGCGCCTATAAATACATCAATCCCGGTGTGCATTACACCATGAAGTACACCACAGTGAATGGTGTAAATACATTTTAA
- a CDS encoding 2Fe-2S iron-sulfur cluster binding domain-containing protein — MNDIAVEIETGGELQRVDVPDNIALSLMELLKGMEIKGIEGTCGGMALCATCHVRILSAEPPLPPAGDEELNMLDTLPVVYTNSRLACQIRLAPGQQQIRLCVP; from the coding sequence ATGAATGATATTGCTGTTGAAATAGAAACCGGGGGTGAATTGCAGCGCGTTGATGTGCCGGATAATATCGCGCTTAGTCTGATGGAGTTGCTCAAAGGCATGGAGATAAAAGGAATAGAAGGAACCTGTGGCGGCATGGCCTTGTGTGCCACCTGCCATGTACGCATCCTTTCAGCGGAGCCCCCGCTGCCCCCGGCCGGCGATGAGGAACTGAATATGCTGGATACGCTGCCTGTTGTGTACACCAATTCACGGCTGGCCTGTCAGATCAGGCTTGCACCGGGGCAGCAGCAGATCAGGCTCTGTGTACCGTGA
- a CDS encoding sigma-70 family RNA polymerase sigma factor, with amino-acid sequence MVLFPTAKGITMNLASSYHQTREQIEAEAAEINAARDNPARFAPLYNRYYARILAFVYQRTETKDDAYDVTQQVFITALENLGKYKSQGVPFSAWLFRIALNELSRQYRRAKVRQAVNIDDAQVADVLHELGEENTAQTDARLMQTISKLAPDEVSLLEMRFFEQRAFKEIGDILEVNEAAAKARVYRLLERMKTIYSALV; translated from the coding sequence ATGGTTCTGTTTCCTACCGCAAAAGGCATCACCATGAACCTCGCTTCAAGTTATCACCAAACCCGCGAACAGATTGAGGCTGAAGCAGCCGAAATCAACGCCGCGCGCGACAATCCGGCCCGTTTTGCGCCGCTCTACAACAGATACTACGCCCGCATACTGGCGTTTGTGTATCAGCGTACCGAAACGAAAGACGATGCGTACGATGTGACCCAGCAGGTTTTTATTACTGCGCTGGAAAACCTCGGCAAATACAAATCGCAGGGAGTGCCGTTTTCGGCCTGGTTGTTTCGTATTGCGCTCAACGAACTGAGCCGCCAGTACCGCCGTGCCAAAGTGCGGCAGGCCGTAAATATTGACGATGCACAGGTGGCCGATGTACTGCACGAACTGGGTGAAGAGAACACTGCCCAGACGGATGCCCGGCTGATGCAGACCATTTCAAAGCTTGCACCCGATGAGGTGAGCCTGCTTGAAATGCGTTTCTTCGAACAACGTGCGTTTAAAGAAATTGGTGATATTCTCGAAGTTAACGAGGCAGCGGCTAAAGCCCGGGTGTACCGGCTGCTTGAACGAATGAAAACTATTTATTCTGCTTTAGTCTGA
- a CDS encoding HAMP domain-containing histidine kinase: MRIVSPKLIAFLAGAALIGLCVIQYYWISGAVEQRREHFEQDVREAMMNVTRRYARAEARERMRNQLSVPRLPQGFNSRQNYFIDTAASDTSKISISRQKLQRGLDALSKRTDLMQRPAGELFSLYNQMIQMNIFGDAELNPDTALIDSLLSYEFKNRGINTRYVWTVFSAGSMPMFGNGDDPQQSLRDSLITSRHRVSLRPDNIFSQPHMLAVYFPFQNGYILKSLWLMLVLSVLFVLFILLLFYYSISTIYRQKQLSEIKNDFISNMTHELKTPISTISLACEVLADSSVEKTQDRLNRYVSMIKEENKRLGGLVENVLQSALLDKGNFRLKTEPVDFHALLRNAVNSVRIQVENKSGEITMSLDAERFDIECDRTHTQNLIFNLLDNAIKYTPGQPLIRVSTVNTATGIQLCVEDNGIGISRENQKKIFDKLYRVPTGNVHDVKGFGLGLSYVKAIALKHGGDVFVQSEPGRGSQFYVNLPFYAPATTSE; this comes from the coding sequence ATGCGTATCGTTTCTCCAAAATTAATTGCGTTTCTGGCGGGTGCCGCCCTTATCGGTCTTTGCGTGATTCAGTATTACTGGATCAGCGGGGCGGTGGAACAGCGGCGTGAGCATTTTGAGCAGGATGTGCGCGAGGCGATGATGAATGTAACCCGCCGCTACGCCCGCGCGGAAGCGCGTGAACGGATGCGCAACCAGCTTTCGGTGCCGCGTTTGCCGCAGGGATTCAACTCGCGGCAGAATTATTTCATTGATACAGCCGCAAGTGATACCTCGAAAATAAGTATAAGCCGTCAGAAACTTCAGCGCGGGCTTGATGCGCTATCAAAACGCACGGATCTGATGCAGCGCCCGGCCGGCGAGTTATTCTCGCTCTACAACCAGATGATTCAGATGAATATTTTTGGCGATGCAGAGCTTAATCCCGATACGGCACTCATCGACTCGCTGCTTAGCTATGAGTTTAAAAACAGGGGCATCAATACACGCTATGTGTGGACGGTTTTTTCGGCCGGCAGTATGCCTATGTTTGGCAATGGCGATGATCCGCAGCAAAGTCTGCGCGATAGTCTGATTACCTCCCGTCACCGCGTAAGTCTTCGTCCCGACAATATTTTCTCGCAGCCGCACATGCTGGCGGTTTACTTCCCGTTCCAAAACGGCTATATCCTCAAATCGCTCTGGCTCATGCTGGTGCTTTCGGTGTTGTTTGTGCTGTTTATTCTGTTGCTTTTTTATTACAGCATATCCACCATTTACCGGCAAAAACAACTTTCCGAAATCAAAAACGATTTCATCAGCAACATGACGCATGAGCTGAAAACACCTATTTCCACGATCTCGCTGGCCTGTGAAGTACTGGCCGACAGTTCGGTGGAAAAAACGCAGGACAGGCTCAACCGCTATGTGTCGATGATTAAAGAAGAAAACAAACGCCTTGGCGGATTAGTGGAAAATGTATTGCAGTCGGCACTGCTCGACAAAGGCAATTTCCGCCTTAAAACCGAGCCGGTTGATTTTCACGCACTCCTGCGCAATGCCGTAAACAGTGTGCGCATTCAGGTTGAAAACAAATCGGGCGAAATTACCATGAGCCTTGATGCCGAACGATTTGATATTGAATGCGACCGCACACATACGCAGAATCTTATTTTCAACCTGCTCGACAACGCCATAAAATATACACCCGGCCAGCCGCTCATTCGTGTATCCACCGTAAACACGGCCACCGGTATCCAGCTTTGTGTAGAAGATAACGGCATTGGCATAAGCCGCGAAAATCAGAAAAAGATTTTCGATAAATTGTACCGCGTACCCACCGGAAACGTTCACGATGTGAAAGGCTTTGGTTTAGGGCTCAGCTATGTGAAAGCCATTGCCCTCAAACACGGCGGCGATGTGTTTGTGCAAAGCGAACCCGGACGCGGCAGTCAGTTTTACGTTAACCTGCCTTTTTACGCACCTGCAACAACAAGCGAATGA
- a CDS encoding response regulator transcription factor, which produces MTTTAEPKTRILLAEDDPNLGNLLQEYLDAKGYETVLAINGKEGFEQFRKHSFDLCLLDVMMPVKDGYTLAKEIRALNQEVPIVFLTAKSMKEDTIEGFNVGADDYITKPFSMEELLLRLKAILRRTKTPAAHQTDQTTFTIGDYSFDHTRQLLEFGNKPQKLTSKEADLLRLLAIYKNDVLDRSLALNTIWGDDSYFNSRSMDVYIAKLRKYLKDDPTVEIMNIHGKGFRLIAK; this is translated from the coding sequence ATGACCACAACAGCCGAACCCAAAACACGCATCCTGCTGGCCGAAGACGACCCCAACCTGGGCAATCTCCTGCAGGAATATCTCGACGCCAAAGGCTACGAAACTGTGCTTGCCATTAACGGTAAAGAAGGTTTCGAACAGTTCCGTAAGCACAGTTTCGATCTTTGTTTGCTGGATGTAATGATGCCTGTAAAAGACGGTTACACGCTGGCTAAGGAAATACGTGCGCTCAATCAGGAGGTGCCCATCGTATTCCTCACGGCAAAGTCGATGAAGGAAGATACTATTGAAGGCTTTAACGTAGGTGCCGACGATTACATCACCAAACCGTTCAGCATGGAGGAACTGCTGCTGCGGCTGAAAGCCATTTTGCGACGAACCAAAACACCGGCCGCACACCAAACCGATCAAACTACGTTCACCATTGGCGATTACAGTTTCGATCACACCCGCCAGCTGCTGGAGTTTGGCAATAAACCCCAGAAACTCACTTCAAAAGAAGCCGACCTGCTTCGCCTGCTGGCTATCTACAAAAACGATGTGCTCGACCGCTCCCTTGCACTGAATACCATTTGGGGCGACGACAGTTATTTCAATTCGCGCAGTATGGATGTATATATTGCCAAGCTGCGCAAATACCTTAAAGATGATCCTACAGTTGAAATCATGAATATTCACGGTAAAGGATTCCGGCTTATTGCGAAATAA
- a CDS encoding DUF3078 domain-containing protein: MKRFLLALMLFSGLAVNAQTDTVKYWTRGGVFGLNFTQASFTNWAAGGVNSISAQGLLNLFANYKKGTSTWDNTLEMSYGLLQQGRAAQIRKTDDKFDFTSKYGKRAFSDKWYYSALFNFKTQFVDGFNYINDTNKVKISDFLAPAYGLLAIGMDYKPNTKFTLFISPFTGRVTIVNDSALSSIGAFGVKPNETLRNEFGGYMRAQYRADIIQNVNLMARLELFSNYLDRPQNIDVNAEVLLTMKVNKYISASVNMQAIYDNDINIKGDFNNDGVIGANESGPRLQFRQVLGIGFSAKF; the protein is encoded by the coding sequence ATGAAACGTTTTTTACTTGCCCTCATGCTGTTTTCGGGTTTGGCAGTAAATGCACAAACCGATACGGTAAAATACTGGACACGCGGCGGTGTGTTTGGTTTAAACTTTACGCAGGCATCTTTCACCAACTGGGCTGCCGGTGGTGTGAATTCTATTTCTGCACAAGGCCTGCTTAACCTTTTTGCCAATTATAAAAAAGGCACCAGTACCTGGGACAATACGCTTGAAATGTCTTACGGTTTGCTGCAACAGGGCCGTGCAGCGCAGATCCGTAAAACCGACGACAAATTCGACTTCACCTCGAAATACGGCAAACGCGCATTCAGCGATAAATGGTACTACTCGGCGCTGTTCAACTTCAAAACACAGTTTGTGGATGGTTTTAATTACATCAACGACACAAACAAGGTGAAAATTTCCGACTTCCTTGCTCCGGCTTACGGACTGCTGGCTATTGGTATGGACTACAAGCCGAACACGAAGTTTACGCTTTTCATTTCGCCGTTCACCGGCCGTGTAACTATTGTAAACGACAGCGCACTTTCGTCTATCGGTGCGTTTGGTGTAAAGCCGAACGAAACACTCCGCAACGAATTTGGCGGTTACATGCGTGCGCAGTATCGTGCCGACATTATTCAAAACGTAAACCTGATGGCACGTCTTGAGCTTTTCAGCAACTACCTCGACCGTCCGCAAAACATCGACGTAAACGCTGAAGTGTTGCTCACCATGAAGGTGAATAAGTACATTTCAGCCAGTGTAAACATGCAGGCCATTTACGATAACGATATCAACATCAAAGGAGATTTTAACAACGACGGAGTAATTGGCGCCAATGAATCAGGACCGCGTCTGCAGTTCCGTCAGGTGCTTGGCATCGGCTTCTCTGCTAAATTCTAA
- the mscL gene encoding large conductance mechanosensitive channel protein MscL — translation MGFVSEFKGFIMRGNVVDLAVGVIIGGAFGAIVNSLVADIITPLMLKPALEAAGASSIETWAPGGVLLGKFISAVISFLVIAFVLFLIIKGMNAAMKKKEEAPAAPPAPTKEEVLLTEIRDLLKQGR, via the coding sequence ATGGGATTCGTAAGTGAGTTCAAAGGATTTATTATGCGAGGTAACGTAGTCGATCTCGCAGTCGGTGTAATCATTGGCGGTGCCTTCGGCGCTATCGTTAATTCGCTGGTAGCCGATATTATTACTCCTTTAATGCTCAAACCGGCACTTGAAGCTGCAGGTGCAAGCAGCATTGAAACATGGGCACCCGGTGGTGTATTGCTGGGTAAATTCATTTCTGCTGTCATTTCATTTCTTGTGATTGCATTTGTTTTGTTCCTTATCATCAAAGGAATGAACGCAGCAATGAAGAAAAAAGAAGAAGCTCCCGCAGCACCTCCCGCACCTACCAAAGAAGAAGTACTTCTTACCGAAATCCGCGACCTGCTCAAACAGGGGCGATAA
- a CDS encoding DUF853 family protein, protein MADPKLYIEKIKASYTAPGEHIYLGAGVLENTIHAEASVSIPLRMMNRHGLVAGATGTGKTRTLQVLVEALSDAGVPSFLLDVKGDLSGIATEGQLNPKIEERVKALGKTFSPTGFPVEIYSLSGKTGAQMRATVTEFGPVLLSKIFDLNDTQTGVMSVLFKYADDNKLPLLNLEDLKKLLNYLSEGEGAAEIKESYGKISTATSGTILRKIVALEQQGVAHIFGETSFDIDDLFERVDGKGVISLLNIQDVQDKPVLYSTFLLSLLVEIYQTLPEAGDLDKPKLVFFFDEAHLLFKDSSKAFLEQIEQIIRLIRSKGVGVFFCSQSPLDVPDSVLGQLGTRVQHALRAFTPNDADNLKKTARTYPKSEFYEIDRVLTSLGIGQALVTTLSEKGIPTEATAVHLFPPRSVMGPLTPEAHQQLLNGSELYKKYKDAVDPESAYEILTQRVNARMEEAEKEAAEKAAQETERKEAAENKPRRNEKSTLEKVVSSPVTQQFGKSLVRGLMGMLFGSSSSGRRKKKGLFS, encoded by the coding sequence ATGGCTGATCCCAAACTTTACATAGAGAAGATAAAAGCCTCTTACACGGCTCCCGGCGAACATATTTATCTGGGCGCAGGTGTGCTTGAAAATACAATCCATGCAGAGGCTTCGGTAAGTATTCCGCTACGTATGATGAACCGTCATGGACTGGTTGCGGGTGCAACGGGAACAGGAAAAACACGTACGCTGCAGGTGTTGGTAGAGGCGCTTTCTGATGCCGGCGTGCCCAGCTTCCTGCTCGATGTAAAGGGCGATCTTTCGGGCATTGCCACGGAGGGACAGCTCAACCCTAAAATTGAAGAGCGTGTTAAGGCGCTTGGAAAAACATTTTCCCCCACCGGATTCCCGGTCGAAATTTATTCGCTTTCCGGAAAAACGGGTGCGCAGATGCGTGCCACGGTTACGGAGTTTGGTCCCGTTCTGCTTTCCAAAATCTTCGACCTGAACGATACGCAGACGGGCGTAATGAGTGTGCTGTTTAAGTATGCCGACGATAATAAACTTCCGCTGCTTAATCTCGAAGATTTGAAAAAGCTGCTCAACTACCTGAGCGAAGGTGAGGGCGCTGCCGAAATAAAAGAAAGCTACGGCAAAATCTCTACCGCCACTTCAGGCACAATCCTGCGCAAAATTGTGGCGCTCGAACAGCAGGGTGTGGCGCATATTTTCGGAGAAACTTCGTTCGATATCGACGATCTGTTTGAGCGTGTCGATGGTAAAGGTGTAATCAGCCTGCTCAACATTCAGGATGTGCAGGATAAGCCTGTGCTTTACTCTACCTTCCTGCTCAGTTTGCTGGTGGAAATATATCAGACACTACCCGAAGCCGGCGACCTCGACAAGCCCAAACTCGTATTCTTTTTCGATGAAGCACACCTGCTCTTCAAAGATTCATCGAAAGCATTCCTCGAACAGATTGAGCAGATCATCCGTCTCATCCGCTCAAAAGGCGTAGGCGTGTTCTTCTGCTCGCAGTCGCCGCTTGATGTGCCTGATAGTGTGCTTGGCCAGCTTGGTACACGTGTGCAGCATGCCTTGCGCGCATTTACGCCCAATGATGCCGACAACCTCAAGAAAACGGCCCGCACCTATCCCAAATCCGAATTCTACGAAATAGACCGCGTGCTCACCTCGCTCGGTATTGGTCAGGCGCTGGTAACCACACTCAGCGAAAAAGGCATTCCCACCGAGGCCACCGCCGTGCATCTTTTTCCCCCGCGCTCGGTTATGGGCCCGCTCACACCCGAAGCACATCAGCAACTGCTCAACGGCTCCGAACTTTACAAAAAATACAAAGACGCCGTTGATCCCGAAAGCGCCTACGAAATACTCACGCAGCGTGTAAACGCACGCATGGAAGAAGCCGAAAAGGAAGCTGCCGAAAAAGCAGCGCAGGAAACCGAACGCAAAGAAGCCGCCGAAAACAAGCCCCGCCGCAAC